One Vespa crabro chromosome 4, iyVesCrab1.2, whole genome shotgun sequence DNA segment encodes these proteins:
- the LOC124423733 gene encoding DNA polymerase iota-like — protein sequence MQYLIPMDTYEYDIIIRHPRCIIHLDVDCFYAQVEMLQHPEFEGKPFGVQQKNMVVTSNYIARGYGIKKCMPVQEALSLCPDLVLVNGEDLTIYRQYSGKIMDILHQFTPLIERLGLDDNFLDVTSIVDKYISSKNESNENINDSTDDDSKELIGNVFEMTDEECPCGCHLRLAIASRIASEIRNRVQKELNITCSAGIAHNKLLAKLSGSLHKPNQQTLVFPCSASKLLSSLGSISKIPGVGQKTKELLISKNIKTVEDLRKIPLHDLELKIGKDLARKLKDNAEGIDESAVKPSAKKQSIGLQDGFKSVSLVGEVESRLSALLRRLTELATEDGRIPIAMRITVRKHDFNKPKRETRQCALPKHLLPSTKSGVYDHAKMLTLAMKLFHRAVDISKPFHLTLLGVAFTKFEERSYGRSSITSFLRKQVAVQSILDISSEEGICDISLGSPMSINQDSNDSSEHSLSATSLANSLSGINGSPISKLTIGSNQCTEDDLLSEVEPQLKKTKLEVWLNGRRETPSNEMASLRLGPSPMQISPKMDNTVLKTLPIDLQREVSRPWPTTSKPKPNNILKYFIANK from the coding sequence ATGCAATATTTGATACCAATGGATACCTACGAATACGACATAATCATACGTCATCCAAGATGTATAATTCACTTGGATGTTGATTGTTTTTATGCACAAGTTGAAATGTTGCAACATCCAGAATTTGAAGGAAAACCATTTGGCGTTCAACAGAAAAATATGGTTGTTACCAGCAATTATATAGCACGAGGATAtggtattaaaaaatgtatgccAGTGCAAGAAGCCTTAAGTTTGTGTCCTGATTTGGTCTTAGTAAATGGGGAAGATTTAACGATATATCGTCAATATTCTGGAAAAATAATGGATATATTACATCAATTCACTCCATTAATCGAAAGGTTAGGTTTGGATGACAATTTTTTGGATGTAACATCAAtcgtagataaatatatttcatctaAGAAcgaatcaaatgaaaatataaatgattcgACTGATGATGATTCAAAAGAGTTAATTGGTAATGTGTTTGAAATGACCGATGAAGAATGTCCCTGTGGTTGTCATTTACGATTAGCGATTGCATCCAGAATTGCATCTGAAATAAGAAATCGTGTTCAAAaggaattaaatattacatgcAGCGCTGGAATTGCACACAATAAACTGTTAGCGAAGCTATCAGGATCTCTTCATAAGCCCAATCAGCAAACATTAGTATTTCCTTGTAGTGCGTCAAAGTTATTATCCTCTTTAGGTTCTATATCTAAAATACCTGGAGTCGGACAAAAAACTAAAGaacttttaatatcaaaaaatataaaaacagtTGAAGATCTACGTAAAATACCATTGCATGATTTAGAATTGAAGATTGGTAAAGATCTTGCgagaaaattgaaagataatGCGGAAGGTATAGATGAAAGTGCAGTAAAACCATCTGCAAAAAAACAATCTATTGGTTTACAAGATGGATTTAAAAGTGTTTCTTTGGTTGGTGAAGTGGAGTCACGACTCAGTGCATTGTTAAGAAGATTAACTGAGTTAGCTACCGAAGATGGTAGAATACCAATTGCCATGAGAATAACAGTAAGAAAGCATGATTTCAATAAACCTAAAAGAGAGACCAGACAGTGCGCCTTACCAAAACATTTGCTCCCTTCTACTAAATCTGGCGTTTATGATCATGCTAAAATGTTAACATTAgctatgaaattatttcatcgTGCAGTCGATATTTCTAAACCATTTCACTTGACTCTTTTAGGAGTGGCTTTTACAAAGTTTGAAGAGAGATCTTACGGCCGTAGTAGTATTACTTCTTTCTTACGAAAACAAGTAGCCGTACAATCTATTTTGGATATAAGTTCAGAGGAAGGTATTTGTGACATTAGTTTGGGATCACCTATGAGTATAAATCAGGATAGTAATGATAGCTCTGAACATTCATTGTCCGCCACAAGTTTGGCAAATTCATTGTCTGGCATTAATGGATCTCCAATCTCAAAATTAACAATTGGTAGCAACCAATGTACAGAGGATGATTTATTAAGTGAGGTAGAACCAcagttaaaaaaaacaaaattagaaGTATGGTTAAATGGTCGTAGAGAAACACCCAGCAATGAAATGGCAAGTTTAAGGCTTGGACCTTCACCAATGCAAATATCTCCAAAAATGGATAACACAGTTCTTAAGACCTTACCTATTGATTTACAAAGAGAAGTCAGTCGACCTTGGCCCACAACCAGCAAACCTAAACCAAAcaatatacttaaatattttatagctAATAAGTGA
- the LOC124423734 gene encoding uncharacterized protein LOC124423734 isoform X2 — protein MSLEDWMEKEILCYALEENMINTIQEDMFPYVSEEVEVRTSKDIEDEVKNKGHNVRPLQPSDSYNGAIRDTYIWSQTITDIDVLVKLPKLSLKVKDLRVNIETQRIKIEAIQRYKTSNESIKEPEWTTIFKGELIFKTKKDESVWSLISGYVSIHLEKVSERWWDALIMEEPKIELNKIDCSRNLYEMGLTEQMKVEELMWNHQQKLLGKPTSEQLKMEEIMKKAWNAEGSPFQERREDKEDIKMPCSAVTLSLATITGIIATALLAIAFSTDNWLYTEVKRAQIQQYAGKHAEQSHLIDQMNAKYYYYTRTQGLFRICYPKERPPTVETYLSPVETHCMNIDYFIPDEENQTRDFSDDAMARLHMGRSVIALFMVGFLAIFSAFWTGVVGCWRRSPGNITATAILMLFACLLSAGGMGLWHGVEYYEKEKIVGEEYYQQWSNVLKDNTAQWYDWSFYMAWLGVAMCLGTMTLFLIAASCLRKERAREQTQNVQYIMPVYPQKQQYAYAGYPAPAAYPGPYYHGSQYGPYNY, from the exons ATGTCATTGGAAGAttggatggaaaaagaaatattatgttatgctttggaagaaaatatgataaatacaaTTCAAGAGGATATGTTTCCATATGTTTCTGAAGAAGTAGAAGTTAGAACATCTAAAGATATTGAAGATGAAGTAAAAAACAAAGGCCATAATGTAAGACCTCTACAACCATCGGATAGCTATAATGGAGCAATAAGAGACACTTATATTTGGTCTCAAACAATCACTGACATAGATGTACTTGTAAAGCTACCAAAATTGTCTTTAAAAGTCAAGGACCTTCGAGTTAATATAGAAACACAAAGAATAAAGATTGAAGCAATTCAAAGATACAAAACATCCAATGAAAGTATTAAAGAACCCGAATGGACTACCATCTTTAAGggtgaattaatatttaaaacgaagaaagatgaGTCTGTATGGAGTTTAATATCTGGATATGTCAGT ATACACCTTGAGAAAGTATCCGAACGATGGTGGGATGCCCTTATTATGGAAGAACCTAAGATAGAGCttaataaaatagattgttcAAGAAATCTATATGAAATGGGTTTGACAGAGCAAATGAAAGTAGAAGAATTAATGTGGAATCATCAACAAAAACTTCTTGGCAAACCTACCTCAGAACAATTG aaaatggaagaaattATGAAGAAAGCATGGAACGCAGAAGGATCACCTTTTCAGG aaagaagagaagataaagaagacaTCAAGATGCCTTGTTCCGCTGTAACGCTGTCCCTTGCGACCATAACCGGTATCATTGCCACTGCACTACTAGCGATTGCCTTCTCCACGGATAATTGGCTCTACACCGAGGTCAAGCGTGCCCAAATTCAG caaTATGCAGGCAAGCACGCCGAACAAAGTCATCTGATAGATCAAATGAATGcaaagtattattactatacaaGAACTCAGGGACTCTTCAGGATATGTTATCCCAAAGAAAGACCACCTACGG TGGAGACGTATTTGAGTCCGGTGGAAACGCATTGCATGAACATCGATTACTTCATCCCCGACGAAGAAAACCAAACGAGGGACTTCTCCGACGACGCAATGGCTCGATTAC acATGGGAAGATCCGTCATCGCTCTCTTCATGGTAGGCTTCCTAGCAATATTTTCTGCCTTTTGGACAGGAGTAGTTGGTTGTTGGCGAAGATCACCGGGAAATATCACGGCAACCGCCATTTTGATGTTATTCGCTT GTTTACTAAGCGCCGGAGGCATGGGACTTTGGCATGGCGTGGAGTATTatgagaaggaaaagatagTTGGCGAGGAATACTATCAACAATGGAGCAAC GTTCTAAAGGATAACACAGCGCAGTGGTACGACTGGTCGTTTTACATGGCCTGGCTAGGAGTGGCAATGTGTTTAGGCACGATGACATTATTTCTGATCGCGGCATCCTGCTTAAGAAAGGAACGTGCTCGCGAGCAGACCCAGAATGTTCAGTACATCATGCCAG TGTATCCTCAGAAGCAGCAGTACGCTTATGCGGGTTATCCAGCACCAGCAGCGTATCCAGGACCGTATTATCATGGATCGCAATACGGGCCGTACAATTATTGA
- the LOC124423734 gene encoding uncharacterized protein LOC124423734 isoform X3 has product MSLEDWMEKEILCYALEENMINTIQEDMFPYVSEEVEVRTSKDIEDEVKNKGHNVRPLQPSDSYNGAIRDTYIWSQTITDIDVLVKLPKLSLKVKDLRVNIETQRIKIEAIQRYKTSNESIKEPEWTTIFKGELIFKTKKDESVWSLISGYVSIHLEKVSERWWDALIMEEPKIELNKIDCSRNLYEMGLTEQMKVEELMWNHQQKLLGKPTSEQLKMEEIMKKAWNAEGSPFQERREDKEDIKMPCSAVTLSLATITGIIATALLAIAFSTDNWLYTEVKRAQIQQYAGKHAEQSHLIDQMNAKYYYYTRTQGLFRICYPKERPPTVETYLSPVETHCMNIDYFIPDEENQTRDFSDDAMARLHMGRSVIALFMVGFLAIFSAFWTGVVGCWRRSPGNITATAILMLFACLLSAGGMGLWHGVEYYEKEKIVGEEYYQQWSNCYPPGTTSLLRTCPLKLFT; this is encoded by the exons ATGTCATTGGAAGAttggatggaaaaagaaatattatgttatgctttggaagaaaatatgataaatacaaTTCAAGAGGATATGTTTCCATATGTTTCTGAAGAAGTAGAAGTTAGAACATCTAAAGATATTGAAGATGAAGTAAAAAACAAAGGCCATAATGTAAGACCTCTACAACCATCGGATAGCTATAATGGAGCAATAAGAGACACTTATATTTGGTCTCAAACAATCACTGACATAGATGTACTTGTAAAGCTACCAAAATTGTCTTTAAAAGTCAAGGACCTTCGAGTTAATATAGAAACACAAAGAATAAAGATTGAAGCAATTCAAAGATACAAAACATCCAATGAAAGTATTAAAGAACCCGAATGGACTACCATCTTTAAGggtgaattaatatttaaaacgaagaaagatgaGTCTGTATGGAGTTTAATATCTGGATATGTCAGT ATACACCTTGAGAAAGTATCCGAACGATGGTGGGATGCCCTTATTATGGAAGAACCTAAGATAGAGCttaataaaatagattgttcAAGAAATCTATATGAAATGGGTTTGACAGAGCAAATGAAAGTAGAAGAATTAATGTGGAATCATCAACAAAAACTTCTTGGCAAACCTACCTCAGAACAATTG aaaatggaagaaattATGAAGAAAGCATGGAACGCAGAAGGATCACCTTTTCAGG aaagaagagaagataaagaagacaTCAAGATGCCTTGTTCCGCTGTAACGCTGTCCCTTGCGACCATAACCGGTATCATTGCCACTGCACTACTAGCGATTGCCTTCTCCACGGATAATTGGCTCTACACCGAGGTCAAGCGTGCCCAAATTCAG caaTATGCAGGCAAGCACGCCGAACAAAGTCATCTGATAGATCAAATGAATGcaaagtattattactatacaaGAACTCAGGGACTCTTCAGGATATGTTATCCCAAAGAAAGACCACCTACGG TGGAGACGTATTTGAGTCCGGTGGAAACGCATTGCATGAACATCGATTACTTCATCCCCGACGAAGAAAACCAAACGAGGGACTTCTCCGACGACGCAATGGCTCGATTAC acATGGGAAGATCCGTCATCGCTCTCTTCATGGTAGGCTTCCTAGCAATATTTTCTGCCTTTTGGACAGGAGTAGTTGGTTGTTGGCGAAGATCACCGGGAAATATCACGGCAACCGCCATTTTGATGTTATTCGCTT GTTTACTAAGCGCCGGAGGCATGGGACTTTGGCATGGCGTGGAGTATTatgagaaggaaaagatagTTGGCGAGGAATACTATCAACAATGGAGCAAC TGTTATCCCCCCGGCACCACATCGTTGCTGCGTACTTGTCCGCTGAAGCTTTTCACTTAA
- the LOC124423734 gene encoding uncharacterized protein LOC124423734 isoform X1: protein MSLEDWMEKEILCYALEENMINTIQEDMFPYVSEEVEVRTSKDIEDEVKNKGHNVRPLQPSDSYNGAIRDTYIWSQTITDIDVLVKLPKLSLKVKDLRVNIETQRIKIEAIQRYKTSNESIKEPEWTTIFKGELIFKTKKDESVWSLISGYVSIHLEKVSERWWDALIMEEPKIELNKIDCSRNLYEMGLTEQMKVEELMWNHQQKLLGKPTSEQLKMEEIMKKAWNAEGSPFQERREDKEDIKMPCSAVTLSLATITGIIATALLAIAFSTDNWLYTEVKRAQIQQYAGKHAEQSHLIDQMNAKYYYYTRTQGLFRICYPKERPPTVETYLSPVETHCMNIDYFIPDEENQTRDFSDDAMARLHMGRSVIALFMVGFLAIFSAFWTGVVGCWRRSPGNITATAILMLFACLLSAGGMGLWHGVEYYEKEKIVGEEYYQQWSNVLKDNSLISYDWSYVVAWVGVGWSLISAILFSAAAICLRGERMREEAMNMQYLMPVYPQKQQYAYAGYPAPAAYPGPYYHGSQYGPYNY from the exons ATGTCATTGGAAGAttggatggaaaaagaaatattatgttatgctttggaagaaaatatgataaatacaaTTCAAGAGGATATGTTTCCATATGTTTCTGAAGAAGTAGAAGTTAGAACATCTAAAGATATTGAAGATGAAGTAAAAAACAAAGGCCATAATGTAAGACCTCTACAACCATCGGATAGCTATAATGGAGCAATAAGAGACACTTATATTTGGTCTCAAACAATCACTGACATAGATGTACTTGTAAAGCTACCAAAATTGTCTTTAAAAGTCAAGGACCTTCGAGTTAATATAGAAACACAAAGAATAAAGATTGAAGCAATTCAAAGATACAAAACATCCAATGAAAGTATTAAAGAACCCGAATGGACTACCATCTTTAAGggtgaattaatatttaaaacgaagaaagatgaGTCTGTATGGAGTTTAATATCTGGATATGTCAGT ATACACCTTGAGAAAGTATCCGAACGATGGTGGGATGCCCTTATTATGGAAGAACCTAAGATAGAGCttaataaaatagattgttcAAGAAATCTATATGAAATGGGTTTGACAGAGCAAATGAAAGTAGAAGAATTAATGTGGAATCATCAACAAAAACTTCTTGGCAAACCTACCTCAGAACAATTG aaaatggaagaaattATGAAGAAAGCATGGAACGCAGAAGGATCACCTTTTCAGG aaagaagagaagataaagaagacaTCAAGATGCCTTGTTCCGCTGTAACGCTGTCCCTTGCGACCATAACCGGTATCATTGCCACTGCACTACTAGCGATTGCCTTCTCCACGGATAATTGGCTCTACACCGAGGTCAAGCGTGCCCAAATTCAG caaTATGCAGGCAAGCACGCCGAACAAAGTCATCTGATAGATCAAATGAATGcaaagtattattactatacaaGAACTCAGGGACTCTTCAGGATATGTTATCCCAAAGAAAGACCACCTACGG TGGAGACGTATTTGAGTCCGGTGGAAACGCATTGCATGAACATCGATTACTTCATCCCCGACGAAGAAAACCAAACGAGGGACTTCTCCGACGACGCAATGGCTCGATTAC acATGGGAAGATCCGTCATCGCTCTCTTCATGGTAGGCTTCCTAGCAATATTTTCTGCCTTTTGGACAGGAGTAGTTGGTTGTTGGCGAAGATCACCGGGAAATATCACGGCAACCGCCATTTTGATGTTATTCGCTT GTTTACTAAGCGCCGGAGGCATGGGACTTTGGCATGGCGTGGAGTATTatgagaaggaaaagatagTTGGCGAGGAATACTATCAACAATGGAGCAAC GTCCTGAAGGACAACTCACTAATCTCGTACGACTGGTCGTACGTGGTCGCTTGGGTCGGCGTTGGTTGGTCATTAATCAGCGCGATCTTGTTTAGCGCTGCGGCGATTTGCTTGAGGGGCGAAAGAATGCGCGAGGAGGCGATGAACATGCAGTATCTCATGCCTG TGTATCCTCAGAAGCAGCAGTACGCTTATGCGGGTTATCCAGCACCAGCAGCGTATCCAGGACCGTATTATCATGGATCGCAATACGGGCCGTACAATTATTGA
- the LOC124423583 gene encoding uncharacterized protein LOC124423583: MKSSDFYREDDCKEYYKVLQFFMRICGLWPYQSFYAKYFFIIMTIFLCEGVLIGQLLEIVQVRNELNEVIDCIPNILISIFVGIEFLGLIFNSKKVKKCIDRIAEDWQYLSSNTEIELLKSHTVQGRKLAIGYLFYMSLTGFMFMLQPILILSLNSDNSTNIQSTIPYRVQYGIDIKKYYYEILFHSYVTVISHMLILSSINLIYITFIQHACGLFSVIGYKLEHIGDKENLIDDPNVKKIDDNNYRIALDCLRKHIKVIEFVSTLNYFVSFKSNLKLQFYRFSEDIDASFSVSYFFGLGLFMSILAVSGTQVLLHSDHISEAVRYACLFISILIQFYWLCWQAQRLLNYSNIPYDSAIQGRWYYTSTRCKKTLGLIMIRSLKPCEITAGNLITFSIETFSSVLRTSMSYFTVLQSIFLQIIGLWPYQSVISKIVCLTMSFVIAESILIPQIFAAIKLTQVNTINILKCIPTMIKTLLLNMIKNWNLITGEEEIQILRSYSERGRQLTLSYAYSETSDKSIIPFEVDYLSLIDIKKYYYLILIHCYICVIAHVLIIVAVDTIFITFIQHSCAMYAILGYHLEHMADIENEKSNLCLDDKAYWRIINCIRQHNEIIDFVDRIESIYSTYFFFQLGYNMINISITGTQIVLYADVMFEFIRLILLTLAQLFHLFFECWQAQQLIDHSSLIHESICRATWYRTTEKSKKLIKIMLINTLETSKLTAGKLLVLCFECFALVVNKSVSYFTILRTMQ, from the exons ATGAAATCGTCGGATTTCTATCGCGAAGACGATTGCAAAGAGTATTACAAAGTTTTACAATTCTTTATGCGTATATGCGGTTTATGGCCTTATCAATCATTTTACgctaaatatttctttatcataatgacaatattctTATGTGAAGGGGTTCTCATTGGACAG TTATTAGAAATAGTGCAAGTTCGAAATGAATTAAACGAAGTGATCGATTGTATACcgaatatattgatatcaatcTTTGTTGGGATAGAATTCTTAGGACTCATATTCAACTCGAAAAAG GTGAAGAAATGTATTGATAGAATCGCTGAGGATTGGCAATATTTGTCTTCGAACACTGAGATTGAACTGTTGAAGTCGCATACCGTTCAAGGACGAAAATTAGCCATCGGTTACTTAT TTTACATGTCGCTTACCGGATTCATGTTTATGCTGCAACCAATACTCATACTGAGCTTAAACTCTGATAATTCAACAAATATACAGTCTACTATTCCGTATCGCGTGCAATATggcattgatataaaaaaatattattacgagatattatttcattcttacGTTACCGTAATCTCTCATATGCTTATTTTATCTtccataaatttaatatacatcACGTTTATTCAACACGCCTGCGGATTATTTTCCGTGATCGG ATACAAATTAGAACATATTGGCgacaaagaaaatttgatcgaTGATCCGAACGTTAAGAAGATCGATGACAACAATTATCGGATTGCATTGGATTGTCTACGAAAACATATTAAAGTTATAGAGTTCGTATcaacattaaattattttgtttcatttaaatccaatttgaaattacaattttatagattttcCGAGGACATAGATGCATCATTCTCGGTTAGTTATTTTTTTGGCTTGGGATTGTTTATGTCAATTTTAGCTGTTTCTGGTACTCAg GTATTATTGCATTCCGATCATATAAGCGAAGCTGTGAGATATGCATGTCTCTTTATATCCATACTTATTCAATTCTACTGGCTATGCTGGCAAGCACAGCGCTTATtgaattatagtaatatacCTTACGACAGCGC gATTCAAGGACGTTGGTACTATACTTCAACACGTTGCAAGAAAACACTTGGCTTGATCATGATAAGATCTTTAAAGCCATGTGAGATAACAGCAGGAAATTTAATCACTTTCTCCATAGAAACGTTCAGTTCG GTATTACGAACGTCGATGTCTTACTTCACCGTATTGCAATCAAT atttttacaaattattggATTATGGCCATATCAATCAGTCATTTCGAAAATCGTTTGTTTAACAATGAGCTTTGTAATAGCGGAAAGTATCCTAATTCCACAG ATCTTTGCTGCTATTAAATTAACTCAAGTCAATACGATTAACATTCTGAAGTGTATACCAACAATG ATTAAAACGTTACTTTTGAATATGATTAAAAACTGGAACTTAATCAccggagaagaagaaattcaaattttaCGAAGTTACAGTGAACGTGGTAGACAATTAACTTTAAGCTATGcat ATTCTGAAACGAGTGATAAGTCGATCATACCTTTCGAAGTGGATTATCTCTCTTTGAtcgacattaaaaaatattattatcttatattgATCCATTGTTATATATGTGTTATCGCACATGTTCTCATAATAGTAGCAGTGGATACCATATTCATAACGTTCATTCAACATAGCTGTGCAATGTATGCAATTCTTGG ATATCATTTAGAACATATGGCGGACATCGAGAACGAAAAATCAAATCTTTGTTTAGATGACAAAGCTTATTGGAGAATCATTAATTGCATTCGTCAAcataatgaaataatcga TTTTGTCGATCGCATCGAATCTATATATTCaacatatttcttctttcaattgGGTTacaatatgattaatataagTATTACTGGTacacag ATAGTATTATACGCTGATGTAATGTTCGAATTTATTAGATTAATCCTTTTAACTTTAGCtcaactttttcatttattttttgaatgtTGGCAAGCACAACAATTAATAGATCACAGTTCTTTAATACACGAATCCAT atgCAGAGCTACTTGGTATCGGACCAcggaaaaatcaaaaaagctaattaaaataatgttaataaatacttTGGAAACATCAAAACTCACGGCTGGTAAATTGCTCGTCTTATGTTTCGAATGTTTTGCCTTG GTCGTCAACAAATCAGTATCATATTTTACAATTCTTCGAACAATGcaataa